Proteins from a genomic interval of Candidatus Babela massiliensis:
- a CDS encoding ankyrin repeat domain-containing protein, with amino-acid sequence MANKLVKSELMYAVLENNIKEVETLLNQGVDVNFQDALGYTALMHTVELNYKPIAQLLIDHGADVNIKNNVGFSPLMHAVYFSQDKNLAKFLLDNKANPNDAFTLAVIKQNEDLIKLLIEYNTDINSKDPFTGKTALMWSLYFYYTTYLGYIPLDFAFHQCFSYIILETYFPSLWHDREKQLKFMSFLFQQNSINVNTIDNYGYNALIIATKLDNKYFSRYNVKTHILKDKLEKLDNNSKEYKTIKYELDELTYSPDLVKFFLDQKNYTFDLNYKNSLNSNPLIYTIKYYNPYLIKLFLNYKQDTYTIDINNLKDSNGINILRRSILDEDIETVKQILQYKYHTYNIDLYSEDKRGRNIIIEAIESDSLEILNLILNYKKETITIDLNKKYNIFLSNNDTFITTALISAMETRNTEIVKLILNYKSEFIILDVNATDNFNGTALIYASEENKVDMVKLILDYKSDIITVDINRKLNTIEYTALLFAVINNNLDIVKLLFNYKSDIITVDINQTQKVTRFERIPKNRTLILIAAMNNNTEIIDLLLNYKSEQITFDLNMPDVSNMIALLWAIKNNNIDIVNSLLNYKHDTYTIDINFIGPYNQTALIWAVKNNNTAIVKALLNYKTTVDINFRDKYDKSALSWAIGNQNTEIIELLLSYQKDNYIIDLNYLDKNQDNYLILATKTNNVKIVQLILNYRVKDYIININSQDKHGKTALIYAIEKNNIDIVKALLNYKQQIIDINLQDHNKSNALMYSISKNNFDIVKMLLNYNYTIDLDIKNSNGRTALMIASKKNNIDIVNLILNYTIKPNIDAQDFYGYTALIITTRKNNIEAVKALLDHNANKSIKDNYFHTALDYAKELKISKLIKFLS; translated from the coding sequence ATGGCAAATAAATTAGTAAAAAGTGAATTAATGTATGCAGTTCTTGAAAATAATATTAAAGAAGTAGAAACTCTCTTAAATCAAGGTGTTGATGTAAATTTTCAAGATGCATTAGGTTATACTGCTCTTATGCACACTGTTGAATTGAATTACAAGCCTATTGCTCAATTACTTATTGATCATGGTGCTGATGTTAATATTAAAAATAATGTTGGATTTTCACCACTGATGCACGCTGTTTATTTTTCCCAAGATAAAAATCTAGCAAAATTTCTTCTTGATAATAAAGCAAATCCTAATGATGCGTTTACGCTTGCTGTTATCAAACAAAATGAAGACCTAATCAAACTTTTAATTGAATATAATACCGATATTAATTCAAAAGATCCTTTTACTGGTAAGACCGCTTTAATGTGGTCTCTTTATTTTTACTATACTACCTATCTTGGATACATTCCTCTTGATTTTGCCTTTCATCAGTGTTTTAGCTATATTATTCTTGAGACATATTTTCCTAGTCTATGGCATGATAGAGAAAAACAGTTAAAATTTATGTCTTTTCTATTTCAACAAAATTCTATAAATGTTAATACTATTGATAATTACGGATACAATGCTTTAATTATTGCCACAAAGCTTGATAATAAGTATTTTTCTAGATATAATGTTAAGACTCATATATTAAAAGATAAACTTGAAAAATTAGACAATAACTCCAAAGAATATAAAACTATAAAATATGAATTAGATGAACTAACATATTCTCCTGATTTAGTTAAATTTTTTCTTGATCAAAAGAATTATACTTTTGATCTAAATTATAAAAATTCCCTAAATAGCAATCCCTTAATATACACTATAAAATACTATAATCCTTACCTAATTAAATTATTTTTGAATTATAAGCAAGACACCTATACAATTGATATTAATAATCTTAAAGATAGTAATGGAATAAATATACTACGTAGATCAATATTAGATGAGGATATTGAAACCGTAAAACAAATTTTGCAATATAAATACCATACTTATAATATAGATCTTTATTCTGAAGATAAAAGAGGTCGTAATATTATAATAGAAGCGATTGAAAGTGATAGTTTAGAGATTTTAAACCTTATCCTAAATTACAAGAAAGAAACTATTACTATTGACCTTAATAAAAAATACAATATTTTTCTTAGCAACAATGATACTTTTATTACAACCGCATTAATATCAGCTATGGAGACAAGAAACACCGAAATAGTAAAATTAATACTAAATTATAAATCTGAATTTATTATCCTAGATGTTAATGCTACTGATAATTTTAATGGTACAGCATTAATATATGCGTCTGAAGAAAATAAAGTTGATATGGTAAAATTAATATTAGATTATAAATCAGATATTATTACTGTTGATATAAATCGAAAACTCAATACCATTGAATACACAGCCTTACTATTTGCAGTTATCAATAATAATTTAGATATAGTTAAATTATTATTTAATTATAAATCAGATATTATTACTGTTGATATAAATCAAACTCAAAAAGTAACACGCTTTGAACGAATTCCTAAAAATCGTACACTTATCCTTATTGCTGCTATGAATAACAACACTGAAATAATTGATTTACTTTTAAATTATAAATCAGAGCAAATAACATTTGATTTAAATATGCCTGATGTTAGTAATATGATAGCTTTACTTTGGGCTATCAAAAATAACAATATCGATATAGTAAATTCTCTACTAAATTATAAACATGATACATATACTATAGATATTAACTTCATAGGGCCCTATAATCAAACTGCTTTAATTTGGGCTGTTAAAAATAATAATACTGCGATTGTCAAAGCTCTTCTTAATTATAAAACTACTGTCGATATTAACTTTAGAGATAAATATGATAAAAGTGCTTTAAGTTGGGCTATTGGTAATCAAAATACCGAAATAATAGAACTACTATTAAGTTATCAAAAAGATAATTATATTATAGATCTTAATTACCTAGATAAAAATCAAGATAATTATTTAATTTTAGCAACTAAAACTAATAATGTAAAAATTGTCCAATTGATTCTCAATTATCGTGTTAAGGATTATATAATTAATATTAATAGCCAAGATAAACATGGCAAAACTGCTTTAATTTATGCTATTGAAAAAAATAATATAGATATCGTTAAAGCTCTTTTAAATTATAAACAACAAATTATTGACATCAATTTACAAGATCATAATAAATCTAATGCTTTAATGTACTCTATATCTAAAAACAATTTTGATATTGTTAAAATGCTTTTAAACTATAACTATACTATCGATTTAGATATAAAAAATAGTAATGGCAGAACTGCTTTAATGATCGCATCTAAGAAAAATAATATTGATATAGTTAATCTTATTCTTAATTATACAATTAAACCTAATATTGATGCCCAAGATTTTTATGGCTACACAGCTCTTATTATAACTACGAGAAAAAATAATATCGAAGCAGTAAAAGCTCTTTTAGATCATAATGCTAATAAATCGATTAAAGATAATTATTTTCATACCGCTTTAGATTACGCCAAAGAGCTAAAAATTAGCAAGTTAATTAAGTTTCTTTCATAA